Proteins encoded in a region of the Oceanispirochaeta sp. genome:
- a CDS encoding flavodoxin family protein, whose product MNILGISGSPHINGNTAYSVQYALDQLTDSKIVTKYISLANKTINPCQGCFSCAKNSRCELSDDMDEIYEIIRWCDAIVIGSPVYMGMVSGHVKVFMDRCVAFRSNRDKSYELSGKMGCGIACGGFRNGGQETTLQNIHTFLLQQNIKVISDGFPYCHAGGTIVGNAETDDIGLQTIKNLMTNLIRMNPV is encoded by the coding sequence ATGAACATACTGGGTATCTCTGGAAGTCCGCATATCAATGGAAATACGGCCTATTCTGTTCAATACGCATTAGATCAGCTGACTGATTCAAAAATTGTCACAAAATATATTTCTTTGGCAAACAAGACGATTAATCCCTGTCAGGGTTGTTTTAGTTGTGCAAAGAACAGTAGATGCGAATTATCTGATGACATGGATGAAATTTATGAAATAATCAGATGGTGTGATGCCATTGTAATCGGTTCACCTGTTTATATGGGAATGGTCTCGGGTCATGTAAAAGTCTTTATGGATAGATGTGTTGCCTTCAGATCCAATAGAGACAAATCCTATGAATTATCCGGAAAGATGGGATGCGGGATTGCCTGCGGTGGATTTAGAAATGGTGGTCAGGAGACAACATTGCAGAATATTCATACATTTTTATTACAACAGAATATCAAGGTCATCAGCGACGGTTTTCCCTATTGTCATGCCGGCGGTACAATTGTAGGCAATGCCGAAACCGATGACATTGGACTGCAGACCATAAAGAATTTAATGACCAACCTGATAAGAATGAATCCTGTATAA
- a CDS encoding DUF2341 domain-containing protein — MFKIFLHYVFFLVVFILLAACSDPGAWDLLNQVDAALSDSPLDTDAPIQTPLTGEGWRNRKKLTINHASSTETLSDFPIMVVLNSSRINYGQLKTDGSDLAFFSSDLLSEYAYEIDDTWNSGGETILWVKIPSLPAGGSTGIWMYYGNDTETGLLDSSQVWNSDYQAVWHLNAPSPQYTDSSGKGHHGLSNPPTNPTSIPGFIGDGASFDNGPDRIAVTTTPAISNLGPVTYTGWFFNTGVSGDNLFSKGALRVYGNSSDSHVKLEYAKSIIISPISYEEEEGLLTASHWVFLAITWDGAQTVATTLLSYKDGNQYVGSIIVSNGAGTINSDAPDDFYLGYSGAVLEESLLHTMDEFRISNVIRSDDWIKIQYLSQTDSLLIYGLAEVLE, encoded by the coding sequence TTGTTTAAAATTTTTCTACATTATGTATTCTTTTTAGTAGTGTTTATCCTCCTGGCTGCGTGTTCTGATCCTGGAGCCTGGGATCTTCTTAATCAGGTGGATGCGGCTTTGTCAGATTCACCTTTAGATACTGATGCTCCAATCCAGACACCCCTTACGGGCGAAGGCTGGAGAAACAGGAAAAAGCTCACGATCAATCATGCCAGCTCAACAGAGACTCTGTCTGACTTTCCTATTATGGTTGTTCTTAATTCTTCCCGAATAAATTACGGTCAATTGAAGACTGACGGATCCGATCTGGCTTTCTTTTCATCTGATCTTTTGAGTGAATATGCCTATGAGATTGATGATACCTGGAATTCTGGAGGGGAGACCATACTCTGGGTGAAGATTCCCAGCCTTCCCGCTGGAGGCAGCACTGGAATATGGATGTATTACGGCAATGATACAGAAACAGGGTTGCTAGATTCTTCTCAGGTATGGAATTCCGACTATCAGGCCGTATGGCATCTGAATGCACCCTCCCCCCAGTACACAGACAGCTCGGGTAAGGGCCATCATGGATTGTCCAATCCTCCGACAAATCCTACCTCAATCCCTGGTTTTATCGGTGACGGAGCATCTTTTGACAATGGTCCGGATCGAATTGCCGTAACGACAACGCCGGCTATCAGTAATCTCGGGCCGGTGACCTATACCGGCTGGTTTTTCAATACCGGTGTTTCGGGAGACAATCTCTTCTCAAAGGGAGCATTGAGGGTCTATGGTAACTCTTCAGATTCCCATGTCAAATTGGAATACGCCAAAAGCATAATCATATCCCCTATTTCTTATGAAGAGGAGGAAGGCCTGTTAACTGCAAGTCACTGGGTTTTTCTGGCAATCACCTGGGATGGAGCACAGACCGTAGCGACAACTCTACTGAGTTATAAAGATGGAAATCAGTATGTTGGCTCTATAATCGTCAGCAATGGAGCAGGGACCATAAATTCAGATGCTCCCGATGATTTTTACCTGGGTTATTCTGGCGCTGTTTTGGAAGAGAGTCTTCTTCATACAATGGATGAGTTTAGAATATCCAATGTTATCCGCTCAGATGACTGGATTAAAATCCAGTATCTGTCTCAGACTGATTCTCTTCTCATATACGGATTGGCAGAAGTATTGGAATGA
- a CDS encoding PEGA domain-containing protein, whose protein sequence is MFFSVLNKNVFIFIVIYLLHISSLYAETALFILTMPPGAVVEVDGLSHGTSPLLIKGMEKGDHSLNFILEGYEDMSRTIELVSDTPQELTVSLISRYVNLSIPDTQQAADSKEKLMSIPYGQYSIIRGANGIELTPKYPRQALISGLNISIPLMASFSAALTVNELQNPHYSRASLSPFVIGTYILNALMVGLDSILHIHKSKYITLAAERITTDKENNKNARELYDSAGEKLQSGDFTSALNDYVTIISNYRNTIFHPLALYKRGQIHMILSREDLAEKDFLTIINKMPLAELYDGCFWNLAEISLHNSEFTLALTRLDQILNVDESITPEIVQNRYNEILKLQKEKRNAISPDTNPTDPVNPDASSESPQMSLDETETNQSVEDQNAFPSLE, encoded by the coding sequence ATGTTTTTTAGTGTGTTAAATAAAAATGTATTTATATTTATTGTCATATATCTGCTTCATATAAGCTCATTATATGCGGAGACAGCCCTCTTCATACTGACCATGCCTCCAGGAGCAGTGGTAGAAGTTGATGGACTATCCCATGGTACTAGCCCTCTCCTGATTAAAGGCATGGAAAAGGGGGATCATTCTCTCAATTTTATTCTTGAGGGGTATGAGGACATGTCACGGACAATAGAACTTGTTTCAGACACCCCACAGGAACTGACCGTTTCTCTGATTTCCCGCTACGTAAATTTGTCAATCCCCGACACTCAACAGGCAGCAGATTCAAAGGAAAAATTAATGTCCATACCCTATGGTCAATACAGCATTATACGGGGAGCAAATGGAATAGAACTGACGCCGAAATACCCCCGACAGGCACTCATCAGCGGATTGAATATCAGCATACCCCTTATGGCAAGTTTCTCTGCGGCACTGACTGTTAACGAGCTGCAGAATCCGCATTACAGCAGGGCGAGCTTATCACCCTTCGTCATTGGGACATACATATTGAATGCTCTTATGGTTGGCCTGGATTCGATCCTCCATATCCATAAAAGCAAATACATTACCCTTGCTGCAGAAAGGATCACAACCGATAAGGAAAATAATAAAAATGCCAGGGAATTGTATGATTCCGCAGGGGAAAAATTACAGTCAGGAGATTTCACTTCTGCTCTTAATGATTATGTAACAATTATCTCAAACTACAGGAACACTATTTTTCATCCCCTTGCCTTATACAAAAGGGGACAAATACATATGATTCTCAGCCGGGAAGACCTGGCGGAAAAAGATTTTTTGACAATTATAAATAAAATGCCTCTGGCAGAGCTCTACGATGGATGTTTTTGGAATCTAGCAGAAATCAGTCTGCATAATTCAGAATTTACACTTGCTCTGACCAGGCTTGACCAAATTCTCAATGTTGACGAGTCTATCACTCCTGAAATTGTTCAGAACAGATACAATGAGATTCTAAAATTACAGAAAGAAAAGAGAAATGCAATAAGTCCGGATACAAATCCAACAGATCCTGTTAATCCTGATGCGTCTTCAGAATCTCCACAAATGAGTCTTGATGAGACAGAAACAAATCAATCAGTTGAGGATCAAAATGCTTTCCCTTCTCTTGAATGA